Proteins from one Corynebacterium epidermidicanis genomic window:
- a CDS encoding acyl-CoA thioesterase, with amino-acid sequence MAKIEQILDLERIDKDIFRGRAIESALTRTFGGQVAGQALVAAVNTVSDEFLVHSLHGYFIAPGQSSDPAIYIVDRVRDGGSFCSRQVKAVQEGRTIFIMQASFHRRGQVGLEHMDRMRDVPRPEDIHMDTTTMRRTTLALLDEWNEWDIRYVPEDQFEHNPDTPSQQVVWFKSKNRLPDDDMFHICTLAYMSDMTLLQSALVPHPGIEVQEASLDHAMWFLRPFRADEWLLYDQVSPSASDGRALTHGRIFDASGNLVAVVTQEGLTRSLPPGQQPIPLNTLKEK; translated from the coding sequence ATGGCAAAGATTGAGCAGATCCTTGACCTCGAGCGAATCGATAAGGACATTTTCAGAGGCCGAGCCATTGAGTCGGCACTTACGCGCACGTTTGGTGGCCAGGTAGCGGGCCAGGCGTTGGTCGCCGCTGTCAACACGGTCAGTGATGAGTTCCTGGTCCATTCACTCCACGGCTATTTCATCGCGCCAGGACAGTCTAGCGATCCTGCCATTTACATCGTAGATCGTGTGCGTGACGGTGGAAGTTTTTGTTCCCGTCAGGTCAAGGCTGTTCAGGAAGGTCGCACCATCTTCATCATGCAAGCCAGCTTTCATCGCCGCGGGCAAGTGGGACTCGAACACATGGACCGGATGCGCGACGTCCCCCGGCCGGAAGATATTCACATGGACACTACCACCATGCGCCGCACCACGCTGGCGCTGCTGGACGAATGGAACGAATGGGATATTCGGTATGTTCCAGAGGACCAATTCGAACATAATCCAGACACTCCAAGCCAGCAGGTGGTGTGGTTCAAGAGCAAAAACCGCCTGCCTGACGACGACATGTTCCACATCTGCACTTTGGCTTATATGTCTGACATGACCTTGTTGCAGTCGGCACTCGTTCCCCATCCTGGAATCGAAGTGCAGGAAGCATCTTTGGACCACGCCATGTGGTTCTTGCGACCATTTCGCGCGGACGAATGGCTGCTCTATGATCAAGTTTCGCCTTCCGCCTCAGATGGCCGCGCACTGACCCATGGACGGATTTTCGATGCATCCGGGAACCTTGTCGCGGTGGTAACACAGGAAGGTTTGACTCGGTCCTTGCCTCCAGGGCAGCAACCCATCCCGTTGAACACACTGAAGGAAAAGTAA
- a CDS encoding DUF3817 domain-containing protein, with the protein MTPRKLYSSLAFAEMVTWALLLLGIALKYSGVTPVGVRIAGPIHGFTFLGFGATTLLIWMNNRWPAVRGVLGLLSTIVPFATVPFEKNTEKAGLLDGRWRFQDPAEQPNGLLDQLLAFIVRKPLLAAVIILVAVVIVFTVLLSLGSPLEALRS; encoded by the coding sequence ATGACACCACGCAAACTGTATTCTTCGCTGGCCTTCGCTGAGATGGTGACCTGGGCTCTGCTGCTTCTCGGCATTGCCTTGAAATATTCCGGGGTCACCCCCGTCGGCGTCCGCATCGCCGGGCCAATTCACGGCTTCACCTTTTTGGGTTTTGGTGCCACCACCCTGTTGATCTGGATGAATAATCGCTGGCCAGCAGTCCGAGGCGTCCTTGGGCTGCTGTCAACTATCGTCCCATTCGCCACCGTGCCCTTCGAAAAGAACACCGAAAAGGCCGGGCTTCTCGACGGCCGCTGGCGGTTCCAAGACCCCGCCGAACAGCCTAACGGTCTTCTCGATCAGCTCCTGGCTTTCATAGTTCGTAAGCCGCTACTGGCCGCAGTAATCATTCTCGTGGCCGTAGTGATCGTCTTTACCGTCTTGCTTTCCTTGGGCTCCCCGCTGGAAGCGCTGCGCAGTTAA
- the pdxS gene encoding pyridoxal 5'-phosphate synthase lyase subunit PdxS — protein sequence MLKGGVIMDVVTPEQAKIAEDAGATAVMALERVPADIRAQGGISRMSDPDMIEGIINAVSIPVMAKARIGHFVEAQVLQSLGVDFIDESEVLSPADYANHIDKFDFTVPFVCGATNLGEALRRINEGAAMIRSKGEAGTGDVSNAVTHMRTIRAEINRLKSMAEDELYVAAKELQAPYELVREVAREGKLPVVLFTAGGIATPADAAMMMQLGAEGVFVGSGIFKSGNPEARAKAIVQATQNFDDPATIARVSRGLGEAMVGINVDDEPVPHRLAERGW from the coding sequence ATGCTGAAGGGCGGAGTGATCATGGACGTGGTCACCCCAGAACAAGCAAAGATCGCGGAAGATGCCGGGGCCACCGCAGTTATGGCTCTGGAACGAGTGCCAGCTGACATTCGCGCCCAGGGTGGCATCTCCCGTATGTCTGACCCAGACATGATCGAAGGTATCATCAATGCGGTTTCTATCCCCGTGATGGCAAAGGCGCGTATCGGACACTTCGTGGAGGCGCAGGTCCTGCAATCTCTTGGGGTTGACTTCATTGACGAGTCTGAGGTCCTTTCGCCAGCAGATTACGCTAACCACATCGACAAGTTCGATTTCACCGTGCCTTTCGTGTGTGGTGCGACCAACCTTGGGGAGGCCCTGCGCCGCATCAACGAAGGTGCTGCGATGATCCGTTCCAAGGGCGAGGCAGGCACCGGCGACGTGTCCAACGCGGTGACTCACATGCGCACGATCCGTGCCGAGATCAACCGGTTGAAGTCCATGGCCGAAGACGAGCTGTACGTAGCAGCCAAGGAGCTCCAGGCGCCATACGAGCTGGTGCGCGAGGTAGCCCGTGAAGGCAAGCTGCCGGTAGTGTTGTTCACCGCTGGTGGCATTGCTACCCCTGCTGATGCGGCGATGATGATGCAGCTCGGCGCAGAGGGCGTGTTTGTCGGTTCCGGTATCTTTAAGTCCGGCAACCCAGAGGCTCGCGCGAAGGCAATCGTCCAGGCTACTCAGAACTTCGATGATCCAGCTACCATCGCTCGTGTCTCCCGAGGCCTAGGCGAAGCCATGGTCGGCATCAACGTTGATGACGAACCAGTGCCACATCGCCTCGCAGAACGCGGTTGGTAA
- a CDS encoding glycosyltransferase family 4 protein, whose product MRIGLVCPYSFDEPGGVQAHILDLARYLLGQGHEVRVIGPATDAATLPDFVVPGGASFAVPYNGSVARLAVGPRVTRLLRRFIDDGRFDILHIHEPNAPSFSMQALRIAEGAIVATYHASATESRLLKLATPGLRPMLEKIRGGIAVSEMARRWQVENLGGDPVLIPNGVDTGAFRADPRPVRKAKPQVVFLGRTDEPRKGLDVLCQARQLMKHECEFVVVGSGQPRPDCEATFLGRVDDAEKIRVLQQSDIYVAPNLGGESFGIVLVEAMAAGCAVVASDLEAFRDVLASNSEQPAGRVFRTGDPLALARVLDELLADPTAVASLQAAGQLRCRRFDWEVVGQEILRVYDAVADGQPVTAKGRA is encoded by the coding sequence ATGCGAATTGGGTTGGTTTGTCCGTACTCGTTTGACGAGCCCGGCGGGGTTCAAGCCCACATCCTTGACTTAGCGCGCTATCTATTGGGGCAAGGGCATGAGGTGCGGGTTATTGGTCCCGCGACGGATGCCGCGACGCTTCCGGACTTCGTCGTGCCGGGCGGGGCGTCATTCGCGGTGCCCTATAACGGGTCGGTGGCGCGTCTGGCCGTAGGTCCACGAGTGACCAGGCTGCTGCGGCGCTTTATCGACGACGGACGCTTCGACATCTTGCACATCCACGAACCCAACGCGCCGAGTTTTTCGATGCAAGCGCTGCGAATCGCTGAGGGCGCCATTGTGGCGACCTATCATGCTTCGGCTACGGAATCTCGGCTACTGAAATTAGCTACGCCGGGGCTTAGACCGATGCTCGAAAAAATCCGTGGTGGCATCGCCGTGTCCGAGATGGCGCGCCGGTGGCAGGTGGAAAACCTGGGCGGAGACCCGGTTCTTATTCCAAACGGCGTCGACACGGGCGCTTTTCGCGCGGATCCGCGGCCTGTTCGCAAGGCAAAGCCACAAGTGGTGTTTTTGGGGCGCACCGACGAACCGCGCAAAGGACTCGACGTGTTGTGCCAGGCTAGGCAGCTGATGAAGCACGAGTGCGAGTTTGTGGTCGTCGGGAGCGGGCAGCCGCGCCCAGACTGCGAGGCGACGTTCCTGGGGCGTGTCGACGACGCAGAGAAGATCCGCGTGCTCCAACAATCAGACATCTACGTGGCACCAAACTTGGGCGGGGAGAGCTTTGGGATCGTACTCGTGGAGGCGATGGCAGCCGGCTGCGCTGTGGTGGCTAGTGACCTCGAGGCGTTTCGGGATGTGCTGGCGTCAAATTCGGAGCAACCTGCTGGTCGAGTGTTTCGAACTGGTGATCCGCTCGCTCTGGCTCGCGTGTTGGACGAGCTTTTGGCCGATCCGACGGCGGTCGCGAGCTTGCAGGCGGCTGGACAACTGCGATGTCGTCGATTCGACTGGGAAGTCGTCGGACAGGAGATCCTGAGAGTATATGACGCAGTTGCGGACGGCCAACCGGTGACCGCGAAGGGAAGAGCATGA
- a CDS encoding phosphatidylinositol mannoside acyltransferase: MDRLRQLWQNPVAIGYLAGWRVIGRLPRPVALKLAYCAADIACGDGKGMEQLRRNLTRVVGAEHVSKKLVQASMRSYARYWIEAFQLPRMATDPSLLRALNDSIEGAEHLAAAQTAGKGVVLTLPHSGNWDMAGLWLAQQGGFTTVAEKLKPEVLYEAFVDFRTSLGFSVLAHPTDPAESGPFAQLKAVLEAGGTIALLGERDLKQHGVEVDFFGEPARFPAGPALLAIETGASLHVVDCHFRDNGWGLRISEPLKVTTVPATTQDIANRFADNIKAHPEDWHMLQRIWLADV, translated from the coding sequence ATGGACCGGCTTAGGCAGTTGTGGCAGAACCCCGTCGCCATCGGCTATCTCGCCGGGTGGCGGGTGATCGGTAGGTTACCTCGACCGGTTGCGCTAAAGCTCGCTTATTGTGCTGCGGATATTGCTTGCGGGGATGGCAAAGGCATGGAGCAGCTTCGACGGAACCTGACCAGGGTGGTCGGCGCTGAGCATGTCAGCAAGAAGCTGGTGCAGGCATCAATGCGATCGTATGCCCGTTACTGGATCGAGGCTTTTCAACTGCCCAGGATGGCCACAGATCCCTCATTGTTGCGTGCTCTCAATGACAGCATCGAAGGTGCCGAGCACCTCGCTGCAGCACAGACAGCAGGCAAAGGAGTCGTCCTGACCTTGCCACACAGTGGTAACTGGGACATGGCGGGGTTATGGCTGGCACAGCAGGGGGGATTCACCACGGTTGCTGAAAAGCTCAAACCGGAAGTTTTGTACGAGGCTTTTGTAGACTTCCGTACTTCCTTAGGGTTTAGCGTCCTAGCTCATCCCACAGATCCTGCGGAGTCGGGCCCATTCGCTCAGTTGAAAGCTGTCCTCGAAGCTGGTGGCACGATCGCACTGCTCGGGGAGCGCGACCTCAAACAGCATGGGGTAGAGGTGGACTTCTTCGGCGAGCCTGCACGTTTCCCAGCAGGACCAGCACTGCTAGCGATCGAAACTGGGGCGTCCTTGCACGTCGTTGATTGCCACTTTCGGGACAATGGCTGGGGCTTGAGGATTTCTGAGCCGTTGAAAGTGACGACAGTGCCAGCCACGACTCAAGACATCGCCAACCGCTTTGCCGACAATATCAAGGCGCATCCGGAGGATTGGCACATGTTGCAGCGGATCTGGCTCGCGGATGTTTAA
- the pgsA gene encoding phosphatidylinositol phosphate synthase, with the protein MLSVHGRKPAAAVVEPVAQAFLKIGWTPNGVTVAGTLIASLICVVLIPMDQLVWAAVLSGLFTAFDMIDGTMARMRGGGTVYGATLDATCDRVTDGALFAAIIWWLIYTYEAPKALVCAALIVLVSSQVISYVKARAEAGGIKVVGGLVERPERLILGLAGIGLTGLGVPYAIDVALWILAVGSVATIVQRLLIAKKDPVGSRHIAAPAGATEHPKAPRNEGDNGPA; encoded by the coding sequence ATGCTTAGCGTGCATGGCCGAAAACCGGCTGCTGCGGTCGTCGAGCCGGTAGCCCAGGCTTTCTTGAAAATCGGGTGGACGCCCAATGGCGTGACGGTGGCCGGCACGCTGATCGCATCATTGATCTGCGTGGTGCTCATCCCGATGGATCAGCTGGTGTGGGCAGCAGTGCTTTCGGGTCTCTTTACAGCGTTTGACATGATTGACGGCACAATGGCCCGCATGCGGGGCGGTGGCACCGTCTATGGAGCCACCTTGGATGCTACCTGTGACCGTGTCACCGACGGAGCGCTCTTTGCTGCCATTATTTGGTGGCTGATCTACACCTATGAGGCGCCAAAGGCCCTCGTGTGCGCAGCGCTGATCGTGCTGGTGTCTTCGCAGGTTATTTCGTATGTAAAAGCACGAGCTGAGGCTGGTGGCATCAAAGTCGTCGGAGGGCTCGTTGAACGCCCTGAACGCTTGATTCTTGGCTTGGCTGGGATTGGCCTGACCGGCCTCGGCGTGCCTTATGCAATCGATGTGGCTCTCTGGATTCTAGCGGTCGGGTCGGTTGCCACGATTGTCCAACGGCTGCTGATCGCAAAGAAAGACCCGGTGGGCTCGCGTCATATCGCGGCGCCTGCCGGCGCTACTGAACATCCGAAGGCCCCGCGCAACGAAGGCGATAATGGACCGGCTTAG
- a CDS encoding HIT family protein — MPHDADVPEPAPSNNPAHGATSYTDSGAGQPDRLQRLWAPYRMDYIASSARKSGERSNPFVEIPSLPDEDGLVVARGNEVYCVLNLFPYNSGHCMVVPYRQVANLEELTPTEMAELMLFAQTAVKVIKEVSAPDAFNVGFNLGKASGGSVAEHIHLHIVPRWSGDANFMTVLGGTKVLPQLLKDTRSLLAQVWSAHPDFPGRAHA, encoded by the coding sequence TTGCCGCACGACGCTGACGTCCCGGAACCAGCTCCGTCAAACAATCCGGCTCACGGCGCCACATCCTACACCGATAGCGGTGCAGGTCAGCCGGATCGTCTGCAGCGCTTATGGGCTCCGTATCGGATGGACTACATCGCTTCATCCGCCCGGAAATCGGGTGAGAGGTCGAACCCGTTCGTGGAGATCCCGAGCCTGCCCGACGAAGACGGACTTGTCGTTGCTCGTGGCAATGAGGTGTATTGCGTGCTCAATCTCTTCCCCTACAACTCTGGGCACTGCATGGTCGTGCCCTACCGACAAGTCGCGAATTTGGAAGAACTCACCCCGACAGAAATGGCGGAGCTGATGCTTTTCGCGCAAACTGCCGTAAAGGTCATCAAAGAAGTCTCTGCTCCGGACGCTTTCAACGTCGGATTTAACCTGGGGAAAGCGTCCGGTGGTTCAGTTGCCGAGCACATCCACCTGCATATTGTTCCCCGCTGGAGCGGAGATGCAAACTTCATGACTGTGCTTGGCGGAACAAAAGTGCTGCCGCAGCTGCTCAAGGATACTCGGTCACTGCTGGCTCAGGTGTGGTCAGCACACCCGGACTTTCCAGGACGGGCGCATGCTTAG
- the thrS gene encoding threonine--tRNA ligase, giving the protein MTTPHIAHEAFLVPAGVAVGAAMRELDLPNKGPEAIVAVKAADGTIKDLSFVPSTEGEFTPIPANTEEGRGVIRHSTAHVLAQAVQQLFPGTKLGIGPAIENGFYYDFDVEEPFTPEDLANIEKAMKKIIKSGQKFERKAYADVAEAQAEYANEPYKLELIQDKGNVDADSDEAMEVGSGELTAYSNVNPRTGEVEWYDLCRGPHVPTTKYIPAFALTRSSAAYWRGDQSKAGLQRIYGTAWESKEALDEYQDMLAEAEKRDHRRLGSELDLFSFPDEIGSGFPVFHPKGGIIRLEMEEHSRRRHIASGYSFVNTPHITKGDLFEKSGHLDFYADGMFPPMQLDGEYDEHGNCTKQPQDYYAKPMNCPMHNLIFASRGRSYRELPLRLFEFGTVYRYEKSGVIHGLTRARGFTQDDAHIYCTEDQLEAELTSVLEFIISLLKDYGLDDFYLELSTKDPNKFVGSDEIWEKSTTILERVATRSGLELVPDPAGAAFYGPKISVQARDAIGRTWQMSTVQLDFNLPERFNLEYTAPDGTKQRPIMIHRALFGSIERFFGVLLEHYAGAFPAWLAPHQVVGIPVAGDFSEHLEGVAQQLRSRGLRADVDTSDDRMQKKIRNHTQARVPFMLLAGARDVESNAVSFRFLDGTQINGVPVEEAVRLIENWVRERNNEQPNEERLAARR; this is encoded by the coding sequence ATGACCACCCCCCACATTGCCCATGAGGCATTTCTAGTTCCTGCAGGCGTTGCCGTTGGTGCGGCCATGCGAGAGCTGGATCTGCCCAATAAAGGGCCGGAAGCAATCGTCGCCGTGAAAGCGGCTGATGGCACCATTAAGGACCTCTCATTCGTGCCAAGCACCGAGGGGGAGTTCACCCCAATCCCAGCCAACACTGAGGAAGGCCGAGGGGTTATTCGCCACTCCACAGCCCACGTATTGGCCCAGGCGGTGCAGCAGCTATTCCCAGGAACCAAGTTAGGTATCGGACCTGCGATCGAAAATGGCTTCTACTATGACTTCGATGTCGAAGAGCCGTTTACTCCGGAAGATTTGGCCAACATCGAAAAGGCCATGAAGAAGATCATTAAGTCTGGCCAGAAGTTTGAGCGCAAAGCATACGCAGATGTGGCCGAGGCGCAAGCAGAGTATGCAAATGAGCCATACAAACTGGAGCTCATCCAGGACAAGGGCAATGTTGACGCCGATTCCGACGAAGCCATGGAAGTCGGCAGTGGCGAACTCACGGCATACTCGAACGTTAATCCACGTACTGGCGAGGTTGAGTGGTATGACCTCTGCCGTGGTCCACACGTGCCGACCACCAAGTACATTCCTGCTTTTGCGCTGACGCGTTCGTCAGCCGCTTACTGGCGCGGCGATCAGTCCAAGGCTGGCCTGCAACGCATCTACGGCACCGCGTGGGAGTCCAAAGAAGCCCTGGACGAGTACCAAGACATGCTGGCAGAGGCAGAAAAGCGCGACCACCGACGTCTCGGCAGCGAACTTGACCTGTTCAGTTTCCCCGACGAAATCGGATCTGGTTTCCCAGTGTTCCACCCAAAGGGTGGCATCATCCGCCTGGAAATGGAAGAACACTCACGTCGCCGACACATTGCGTCTGGCTATTCTTTCGTCAACACGCCTCACATCACCAAGGGTGATCTGTTTGAGAAGTCGGGTCACCTGGATTTCTATGCGGACGGCATGTTCCCTCCGATGCAGCTCGACGGCGAATATGATGAGCATGGCAACTGCACGAAGCAGCCGCAGGATTACTACGCGAAGCCGATGAACTGCCCGATGCACAATCTGATTTTTGCTTCGCGTGGCCGTTCTTACCGTGAACTGCCACTGCGCTTGTTCGAGTTCGGCACTGTGTATCGCTACGAAAAGTCGGGTGTAATCCACGGACTCACCCGCGCCCGTGGTTTTACCCAGGACGATGCCCACATCTACTGCACCGAAGATCAGCTCGAAGCCGAACTCACCTCGGTACTCGAATTCATCATCTCGCTGCTCAAAGACTACGGTCTCGACGACTTCTACCTCGAGTTGTCCACCAAGGACCCGAACAAGTTCGTCGGATCCGATGAAATTTGGGAGAAGTCCACTACTATCCTCGAGCGAGTTGCTACGCGCTCGGGCCTCGAATTGGTCCCAGATCCAGCTGGCGCAGCATTCTACGGGCCGAAGATTTCCGTGCAAGCCCGCGATGCCATTGGCCGTACCTGGCAGATGTCGACGGTCCAGCTGGACTTCAACCTGCCGGAACGCTTTAACCTGGAATACACCGCACCGGACGGTACCAAGCAGCGCCCAATCATGATCCACCGCGCCCTGTTTGGTTCTATTGAACGCTTCTTTGGCGTGCTCCTGGAACACTACGCAGGTGCATTCCCAGCATGGTTGGCGCCACATCAAGTCGTGGGTATTCCTGTCGCCGGTGACTTCTCAGAGCACCTCGAGGGTGTCGCACAGCAGCTGCGTTCTCGCGGGTTGCGTGCGGACGTAGACACCTCAGATGACCGCATGCAGAAGAAGATTCGCAACCACACTCAGGCACGCGTGCCATTCATGTTGTTGGCTGGTGCGCGCGACGTTGAATCCAATGCGGTGTCGTTCCGCTTCCTCGATGGCACCCAAATCAATGGGGTGCCGGTTGAAGAAGCCGTGCGCTTGATTGAGAATTGGGTGCGTGAGCGAAACAACGAGCAGCCAAACGAGGAGCGTCTTGCCGCACGACGCTGA
- a CDS encoding Dyp-type peroxidase: protein MAKQLSRRAFLTASTTTVAAGTLAACASEQPSRQPGPGTSISPIRVLHEEKVEFFGTHQAGVVTPAQANLNLIAFTVRAGVDKAGIRRLLRLWTADASRLCAGQTPLGDLEPELTDTPANLTITCGFGPRLFDIIGAQDQRPDWLAPIKQYSRDKLDPKWGEADLVVQLCCDDPLMLAHATRHMVRAGADYVATKWVQRGFLHAYGAKDEGQTPRNLFGQVDGTVNPRTPEEQLDQVWIDEGPDWARNGSCMVVRRIAMNLDTWEILDRESREVSMGRKLSNGAPLTGDEEFDQADFAKTDSFGLPVIDPMSHMARSHPPADHPEQRILRRAYNYDLPPEPGSEQLSNSGLVFICFQKNPKLQFEAIQQRLDEGDRLNQWITHIGSAVFFIPPGVQSESDYWGAELLGEHQ from the coding sequence ATGGCTAAGCAGCTTTCGCGACGCGCTTTTCTCACTGCCTCCACCACGACGGTGGCGGCAGGCACTCTTGCAGCCTGCGCATCCGAACAGCCGTCGAGACAGCCGGGCCCAGGGACGTCGATTAGCCCAATTCGGGTACTCCACGAGGAAAAGGTGGAGTTCTTTGGAACTCACCAAGCGGGAGTGGTCACGCCAGCGCAGGCAAATCTCAATCTCATTGCGTTTACCGTGCGGGCGGGCGTGGACAAAGCCGGGATCCGCCGACTGTTACGACTGTGGACCGCTGATGCGTCCAGACTGTGTGCTGGCCAAACACCGCTGGGAGACTTGGAGCCGGAGCTCACCGATACCCCCGCGAATCTCACGATTACTTGCGGGTTCGGCCCTCGGCTTTTCGACATTATTGGTGCTCAAGACCAGCGCCCGGATTGGCTAGCGCCGATCAAGCAATATAGTCGGGACAAACTCGACCCCAAGTGGGGCGAAGCAGATCTTGTCGTGCAGCTATGCTGCGATGACCCACTCATGCTCGCACATGCCACCCGACACATGGTTCGAGCTGGTGCGGATTACGTGGCTACCAAATGGGTACAGCGTGGCTTCCTCCATGCCTACGGCGCCAAAGATGAGGGGCAAACCCCGCGGAATCTGTTTGGTCAGGTGGATGGCACGGTGAACCCGCGCACTCCGGAGGAGCAACTCGATCAGGTCTGGATTGATGAGGGACCCGACTGGGCGCGCAATGGTTCGTGCATGGTAGTTCGTCGTATTGCAATGAACCTGGATACCTGGGAGATCCTTGACCGAGAATCGCGGGAGGTCTCCATGGGGCGGAAGCTTTCCAACGGCGCTCCCTTGACCGGAGACGAAGAGTTTGACCAAGCTGACTTTGCTAAAACTGACTCTTTCGGACTACCGGTCATCGACCCCATGAGCCACATGGCGCGCTCGCATCCGCCAGCGGACCATCCAGAACAGCGCATCCTGCGCCGCGCCTACAACTATGACCTGCCACCTGAGCCAGGTTCGGAACAGCTGAGCAATTCTGGGCTTGTTTTCATTTGCTTCCAGAAGAATCCTAAGCTCCAATTTGAAGCGATCCAGCAGCGACTTGACGAAGGCGATCGGCTCAACCAGTGGATTACTCACATCGGTTCCGCGGTATTCTTTATCCCGCCAGGAGTCCAGTCCGAGAGCGACTACTGGGGTGCCGAGCTGCTAGGGGAACACCAATAG
- a CDS encoding copper chaperone PCu(A)C, whose translation MKKINSFAAVALAALSLAGCANSQKDSDIKTDTAATVAAPTASKSATAKNSQHSHGDSVAFEEGYVKAKPADKDMTGIFGTIHNGTKQPVHLVSFTTDTGAAKHEIHEVVNGVMQMKQGGVEIPAGGTYELKPGGDHLMIMDLAAPINAGDTVKVTLNFDGGVAPVVMDVPVRTIASGQENYGANGGVQGNSGMTETPVAHNHG comes from the coding sequence ATGAAGAAAATTAATTCGTTTGCTGCGGTAGCACTGGCGGCGTTGAGTCTGGCCGGCTGTGCCAACTCCCAGAAGGATTCGGACATCAAAACCGACACCGCGGCCACGGTTGCGGCCCCAACCGCAAGTAAGAGCGCTACCGCGAAGAACTCGCAGCATTCCCATGGTGATTCGGTGGCCTTTGAAGAAGGCTACGTCAAGGCGAAGCCAGCAGACAAAGACATGACCGGTATCTTTGGCACCATCCACAATGGCACCAAGCAGCCCGTGCACTTGGTTTCTTTCACCACGGACACCGGGGCGGCCAAGCATGAGATCCATGAGGTCGTCAATGGCGTCATGCAGATGAAGCAGGGGGGTGTGGAAATCCCAGCCGGTGGTACCTACGAGCTCAAGCCTGGTGGTGACCACCTCATGATCATGGACCTCGCAGCACCGATTAACGCAGGTGACACCGTGAAGGTAACTCTTAACTTCGACGGTGGCGTCGCTCCAGTGGTGATGGACGTACCCGTCCGCACCATCGCTTCCGGACAGGAAAACTATGGCGCGAATGGTGGTGTGCAGGGCAACTCCGGGATGACCGAGACGCCAGTAGCCCACAACCATGGCTAA
- a CDS encoding copper resistance CopC family protein: protein MPVSLKRVASLVASALIVGSLAAAPTAAAHDVVMKAQPADKSVVSEFPREVVLEFSGVPKDSFNTVALSNETTGEVLFSATPQLDQQVVKLPVPEGLNPGPGRYKIGFQLTSSDGHATRGMTTFEVAGAAGGSGAPAVSTNGSAAAATSQRVGPADAVSSSESPISPGTYLAIGIGLIVIVLAAIIGGIVLIAKKRK from the coding sequence TTGCCAGTTTCACTAAAACGCGTCGCAAGTTTGGTGGCTTCCGCTCTGATTGTGGGGTCACTTGCCGCTGCTCCCACTGCCGCGGCCCACGATGTGGTGATGAAGGCACAGCCTGCAGATAAATCTGTGGTTTCAGAGTTTCCTCGAGAAGTGGTTTTGGAGTTTTCCGGTGTGCCGAAGGATTCTTTCAACACTGTCGCTCTGAGTAATGAAACTACTGGTGAGGTGCTATTTTCTGCAACCCCGCAGTTGGATCAGCAAGTAGTGAAACTCCCAGTACCCGAAGGTCTTAATCCGGGTCCTGGACGCTACAAGATTGGTTTCCAGCTCACGTCGTCGGATGGGCACGCTACGCGTGGCATGACCACTTTCGAAGTCGCCGGCGCGGCTGGAGGCTCGGGAGCGCCTGCCGTATCGACGAACGGTAGCGCTGCAGCTGCGACGTCGCAACGCGTGGGTCCCGCAGACGCGGTGTCTTCTAGTGAGTCGCCGATCTCGCCTGGTACTTACCTCGCAATCGGTATTGGGCTGATTGTTATTGTGCTTGCTGCCATCATCGGCGGCATTGTTTTGATTGCCAAGAAAAGGAAGTAA